One genomic window of Quercus robur chromosome 6, dhQueRobu3.1, whole genome shotgun sequence includes the following:
- the LOC126690305 gene encoding uncharacterized protein LOC126690305: MDSKNGVDVSSSLFFEDTADSETDAADPDKIHADVGAAYDDQDAESCSYDTRDNTLGFTKAVDCDDQDSGDSTGIDGDDHQELSTSSCKMRFSDVTSRYLSKEKGEEETKVDKIDVDEMEDRVFWETCMEVGYP, from the coding sequence ATGGACTCTAAAAATGGTGTGGATGtgtcttcctctcttttttttgaggatACTGCAGATTCTGAAACCGACGCTGCTGACCCTGATAAAATACATGCAGATGTTGGTGCAGCTTATGATGACCAGGATGCTGAGTCGTGTAGCTATGACACAAGGGACAATACACTTGGTTTTACTAAGGCTGTAGATTGTGATGATCAAGATTCTGGTGATTCTACTGGTATTGATGGGGATGATCATCAGGAACTTAGTACAAGTAGCTGCAAGATGAGATTTTCAGATGTAACTTCAAGATATTTGTCAAAAGAAAAGGGAGAAGAGGAAACAAAGGTTGATAAAATTGATGTGGATGAAATGGAGGACAGAGTCTTTTGGGAGACCTGCATGGAAGTGGGATATCCATGA
- the LOC126690306 gene encoding uncharacterized protein LOC126690306 — translation METKLGGNKAKEVTDRLPFDGAIHTETICLTGGLWLLWNEDQVEIQELAKTEQEIHVEVKVRASNLSWIFSAIYASPKNEERCILWSNLSKVAELHNKPWIMANDFNEPIVNEDKFGGSGVSVNRSLAFKDCLDLCSMVDMGFSGPRYTWTNKRDINNLILERIARFFMNPNCVWSRDKNLAESIEVFSKEATIWNRDHFGNIHQKKRRIMARIYGAQKALSICLSSSLINLKNQLHQELEAVLDQERDLWMLKSRINWLVQGNRNTSFYHVSTLARRKRNHIDSVKDERGLWLTDEREVMEHFRSGFVSLYTTYFEAASRVPSYEVSWQVQLPEQAKDSIGAMVTLEEIKDTLWSMKPYKAPGSDGLHAGFFQCFWLVVGESVKEEVRRVFIKRKVPDYLNKTLIMLIPKIQGLETIGNYRPINLCNTIYKIISKIIVA, via the exons ATGGAGACTAAATTGGGTGGTAACAAAGCCAAAGAAGTTACTGATAGGCTGCCATTTGATGGAGCCATCCATACGGAGACGATTTGTCTCACTGGTGGGTTGTGGTTGCTGTGGAATGAGGACCAAGTGGAGATTCAGGAGCTAGCTAAAACAGAGCAGGAAATTCATGTAGAAGTAAAGGTACGTGCCTCAAATCTCTCATGGATTTTCTCTGCCATATATGCTAGTCCTAAGAATGAGGAAAGATGCATTCTTTGGAGCAATTTATCTAAGGTTGCAGAATTGCATAATAAGCCATGGATTATGGCGAACGATTTTAATGAACCTATTGTGAATGAGGATAAATTTGGAGGCAGTGGTGTTAGTGTGAATAGGTCTCTAGCATTCAAAGATTGCTTAGATTTATGCAGTATGGTTGATATGGGCTTTTCTGGTCCAAGGTATACCTGGACTAACAAACGGGATATTAACAATCTCATTTTGGAAAGGATTGCCAGATTTTTCATGAACCCGAATTG TGTTTGGAGTAGGGACAAGAACTTAGCTGAATCTATTGAGGTTTTCTCTAAGGAAGCAACCATTTGGAACAGGGACCATTTTGGGAACATCCACCAGAAGAAGAGGAGAATCATGGCTAGAATCTATGGTGCCCAAAAAGCTCTTTCCATCTGTCTAAGCTCCTCCCTCATTAATCTTAAGAACCAACTACATCAGGAACTGGAGGCTGTTCTAGATCAAGAGAGGGATCTTTGGATGTTGAAATCTAGAATTAATTGGTTGGTCCAGGGAAACCGTAATACATCATTTTATCATGTGTCTACCTTAGCAAGAAGGAAAAGGAACCATATTGACTCAGTCAAAGATGAGAGGGGGTTGTGGTTAACTGATGAGAGAGAAGTCATGGAGCACTTTAGAAGTGGTTTTGTCTCCCTGTATACCACTTATTTTGAGGCGGCCTCTCGGGTTCCAAGTTATGAAGTATCTTGGCAGGTGCAATTGCCCGAGCAAGCTAAGGATTCTATTGGTGCCATGGTCACTTTAGAGGAAATTAAAGATACTTTATGGTCCATGAAACCATATAAGGCTCCGGGTTCGGATGGTCTTCATGCTggattttttcaatgtttttggctTGTAGTTGGGGAATCTGTTAAGGAGGAAGTTAGGAGAGTTTTCATCAAAAGGAAAGTCCCCGATTATCTTAACAAAACCCTCATTATGCTTATTCCTAAAATCCAAGGCCTAGAAACCATTGGAAATTATAGACCAATTAATCTTTGTAATACTATTTACAAGATCATCTCAAAGATCATTGTTGCTTAG